A region of Toxorhynchites rutilus septentrionalis strain SRP chromosome 1, ASM2978413v1, whole genome shotgun sequence DNA encodes the following proteins:
- the LOC129769258 gene encoding caspase-like: MSKVDIINSEPTVKEELNSTSKFADVADALGHGNGLDHYGNRIRARMPVDRYASDYNMNHPKRGLALLFNHEHFDIPQLKSRTGTNVDCENLAGALKFLDFDVKVYKDLRLGDMQKEVEKVAMMDHTDHDCVCITILSHGELGYLYAKDCQYKLDIIWSYFTANRCPTLAGKPKIFFIQACQGDQLDAGVSLAERTETDSAGSMSYKIPAHADFLIAYSTIPGFYSWRNTQKGSWFMQSLCHELNQHGKKYDILTLLTFVAQRVAYDFESNTPDIPMMHQQKQIPCVTTMLTRLLRFTDK; this comes from the exons ATGAGTAAAGTAGACATAATCAATAGCGAACCGACTGTAAAAGAGGAATTGAATAGCACCAGTAAATTCGCAGATGTAGCGGACGCTTTGGGACACGGAAATGGCTT GGACCATTATGGGAATCGTATCAGAGCTCGCATGCCCGTGGACAGGTATGCTTCTGATTATAATATGAATCATCCGAAGCGGGGACTGGCCTTGCTATTCAATCACGAGCATTTTGATATACCTCAGCTAAAATCTCGAACCGGAACCAACGTTGACTGTGAAAACCTAGCTGGAGCGCTTAAATTTCTCGATTTCGATGTGAAGGTTTACAAGGATTTGAGATTGGGCGATATGCAGAAGGAAGTGGAGAAAG TTGCGATGATGGACCACACAGACCATGATTGCGTCTGTATTACAATACTTTCGCACGGAGAGCTTGGCTATTTGTACGCGAAAGACTGCCAGTACAAACTCGATATCATATGGTCATATTTCACTGCCAATCGCTGTCCAACGTTAGCCGGAAAACCGAAAATTTTCTTCATTCAGGCATGCCAGGGAGATCAGCTCGACGCTGGTGTTTCGTTAGCCGAACGCACAGAGACGGATAGCGCCGGATCTATGAGCTACAAAATTCCAGCTCATGCCGATTTTCTGATTGCTTATTCGACTATTCCGGGATTCTACTCATGGCGCAATACTCAGAAGGGATCCTGGTTCATGCAATCACTTTGTCATGAGTTGAATCAGCACGGTAAAAAGTATGATATATTAACGTTGTTAACATTCGTTGCTCAACGGGTGGCCTATGATTTTGAGTCTAACACGCCTGATATTCCTATGATGCATCAACAGAAGCAGATTCCGTGTGTGACCACGATGTTAACAAGACTTCTACGTTTTACCGATAAGTAA